From the Lathyrus oleraceus cultivar Zhongwan6 chromosome 4, CAAS_Psat_ZW6_1.0, whole genome shotgun sequence genome, one window contains:
- the LOC127136720 gene encoding uncharacterized protein LOC127136720, with the protein MTPIETDEDVKSMFQCHITLSQLPTIEIYVRLVENLEEQPSHNENLEEQPTHNENLCYPTQSVQSHEYRMSQAIDEEPTQNNETFIPNEEVGENSEDDLEEVRFEDLFGVSDDDGNEDIFDTPTVALRAQPISLYNPPVHMQNISLDDAEPISIFESFIPTRNADEIEEGIEYENKEKCVLALQQWHIKRSLDFSVVKSDNVRFIIKCRNSTCNFKCGVSLRKGNSRWRVGKSGGHHTCTTTSMSQDHTKLSLEMISKSIMELVNRDASIKVKVIIAHVVEKYKYIISYKKAWIAKCKAIESLYGNCETSYNDLPQWILVMKTYLPGTIIELQSLPVISNDGSHLGDQRIFHRLFWAFRPCIRGFAYCKPIVQVDGTWLYGKYRGTLLMAVAQDGNGNIFPIAFALVESETKEAWSFFLKNLRIHVTPQANLCLILDRHELIKNAYNNLENGWKYPPSSHVYCIRHIAQNFMREIKDKDLRKLVVNMGYALTEAKFNYYRGEIRRTNNDALSWIDNIPREKWARAFDRGQRWGHMTTNLVEAMNSVLKET; encoded by the coding sequence ATGACACCCATTGAGACTGACGAAGATGTCAAGTCGATGTTTCAATGTCATATAACATTATCTCAATTACCCACCATTGAGATATATGTTCGTCTAGTCGAAAATCTTGAAGAACAACCGAGTCACAATGAAAATCTTGAAGAACAACCGACTCACAATGAAAATCTCTGTTATCCAACGCAATCTGTACAATCACACGAGTACAGAATGAGTCAAGCCATTGACGAAGAACCGACTCAAAATAATGAAACTTTCATACCAAATGAAGAGGTAGGCGAGAATAGTGAGGATGATCTTGAGGAGGTTCGATTTGAAGATCTATTTGGTGTTAGCGATGACGATGGCAATGAAGACATCTTCGACACACCGACCGTTGCACTAAGAGCGCAACCAATTAGTTTGTACAACCCACCTGTGCACATGCAAAACATAAGTTTGGATGATGCTGAACCAATCTCCATTTTCGAAAGTTTCATACCAACTCGCAATGCCGACGAAATAGAGGAGGGCATCGAGTATGAAAATAAGGAAAAGTGTGTTCTGGCGTTGCAACAATGGCATATAAAACGTAGTCTAGATTTTTCTGTGGTTAAATCTGACAATGTACGTTTTATCATCAAATGTAGAAATTCAACATGCAATTTCAAATGCGGGGTCTCTTTGCGTAAGGGCAACTCAAGGTGGAGAGTTGGTAAGTCTGGTGGGCATCATACATGTACAACCACTTCCATGTCACAAGACCATACAAAACTCAGTTTAGAAATGATTAGTAAGAGCATAATGGAGCTTGTAAATCGGGACGCTTCCATTAAGGTGAAGGTTATCATCGCTCATGTTGTTGAGAAATACAAGTATATCATATCCTACAAAAAGGCATGGATTGCAAAGTGTAAGGCAATTGAGTCGCTGTATGGAAATTGTGAGACATCTTACAATGATCTTCCGCAGTGGATACTGGTAATGAAAACATATCTACCCGGTACCATTATAGAATTGCAATCCTTACCTGTGATTTCAAATGATGGTTCACACTTGGGTGACCAAAGGATATTTCATCGTCTATTTTGGGCGTTTCGACCATGTATACGTGGTTTCGCGTATTGTAAACCTATTGTGCAGGTTGATGGAACATGGTTGTATGGCAAGTACCGAGGGACTCTGTTGATGGCTGTGGCACAGGATGGGAACGGGAATATATTTCCGATAGCGTTCGCATTGGTTGAAAGTGAGACAAAGGAAGcttggagtttctttcttaagaaTTTAAGAATACACGTTACTCCCCAAGCAAATCTGTGTCTAATATTAGACAGGCATGAATTGATAAAGAATGCATATAACAATCTGGAAAATGGGTGGAAGTATCCTCCATCATCACacgtctattgcattagacacaTCGCGCAAAACTTCATGCGCGAGATTAAAGACAAGGATCTGCGCAAACTAGTTGTTAACATGGGTTACGCGTTAACAGAGGCGAAATTTAACTACTACCGGGGGGAAATCCGAAGAACAAACAACGACGCTTTATCATGGATAGACAACATCCCTCGGGAGAAGTGggcaagggcatttgacagagggCAACGCTGGGGTCACATGACAACTAACCTAGTAGAAGCAATGAACTCGGTGCTAAAAGAAACCTGA